From a single Loigolactobacillus coryniformis subsp. coryniformis KCTC 3167 = DSM 20001 genomic region:
- a CDS encoding DDE-type integrase/transposase/recombinase: protein MLTPLLTYLVQIIKFQRALIIFLLAQLIDIFDHSRLPSTDKPTYKRFNQFQVDDKLPILAADIGPESLNYEQLIIDYMTKTGKDLKPIRRRQGTVITFQNQRCPRCNAPSDYLYANNGKGNQLKCKICAFSFQNGDAQKKKAVVLRCPYCQHRLEAHHHRSNFDVLRCPNDQCSFRLKQIKQLSVAEAKQFKEQPSSFKVRYTFRNFKFDLKGLAASSPVQAKVDLSKIQASPEVLGLVLTYHINYGLSARRTAAIMYDVHGVKISHQTIHNYEEAVATVIRPFWANYPYELSNQLVGDETYVKVKGKWNYIFYFYDAVKKLILADYITPNRTTESAVVAINQVLQKMSERPADLQFVVDANPIYQVAQLYFAQQGINFKIKQVVGLTNKDPISKEYRFLKQTIERLNRSFKGNYRSATGFNSPTGSASYTALYSAAYNFLRPHEALDYKVPVHLPELDNKPRMYDKWLALIDLAQSQLPTA from the coding sequence GTGCTTACACCATTATTAACTTATTTAGTCCAAATAATCAAGTTCCAACGTGCATTGATCATCTTTTTGTTGGCCCAGCTGATTGATATTTTTGACCATTCGCGCTTGCCCAGCACCGATAAACCAACCTATAAACGCTTTAATCAATTTCAAGTTGACGATAAATTACCAATTTTAGCAGCCGATATTGGTCCAGAATCACTTAATTATGAGCAACTGATCATTGACTACATGACCAAAACCGGCAAAGATCTAAAACCAATTCGGCGCCGACAAGGCACCGTGATCACGTTCCAGAACCAACGTTGCCCACGCTGTAATGCCCCAAGCGACTATCTATACGCTAATAACGGTAAAGGTAATCAGCTTAAGTGTAAGATCTGCGCTTTTAGCTTCCAAAATGGTGATGCGCAGAAGAAGAAAGCGGTGGTACTTCGTTGCCCATACTGCCAACATCGATTGGAAGCTCATCACCACCGTAGTAACTTCGATGTGTTACGTTGTCCTAATGACCAATGTTCATTTCGTTTAAAACAAATCAAGCAGTTATCCGTAGCTGAAGCCAAACAATTCAAGGAACAGCCATCTAGCTTCAAAGTACGCTACACTTTCCGTAACTTTAAATTCGATCTCAAAGGCTTAGCGGCTAGTTCGCCAGTTCAAGCCAAGGTCGATTTGAGTAAGATCCAAGCCAGCCCTGAGGTTTTAGGGCTTGTCCTGACCTATCACATTAACTATGGCCTGTCGGCCCGTCGTACCGCAGCCATCATGTACGACGTTCACGGCGTTAAGATCTCCCACCAAACCATTCACAACTACGAAGAGGCGGTAGCGACCGTTATTCGACCATTCTGGGCTAACTATCCTTACGAACTTTCCAACCAATTAGTTGGTGATGAGACTTACGTCAAGGTCAAAGGTAAGTGGAACTATATCTTTTACTTTTACGACGCGGTTAAAAAGCTAATTCTAGCCGACTATATAACGCCCAACCGCACAACTGAATCAGCGGTCGTTGCCATCAATCAAGTCCTACAGAAGATGTCCGAACGTCCAGCCGACCTACAGTTCGTAGTCGACGCCAATCCCATTTATCAAGTAGCACAACTTTATTTTGCTCAACAAGGGATCAATTTTAAAATCAAGCAAGTAGTAGGGTTGACCAACAAAGATCCAATCAGTAAAGAGTATCGTTTCTTGAAACAAACAATTGAGCGTTTAAACCGTAGTTTTAAGGGCAATTATCGGTCGGCCACTGGTTTTAACTCACCAACCGGTTCAGCCAGTTATACCGCCTTATATTCAGCGGCTTATAACTTTTTACGCCCGCACGAAGCGCTAGATTATAAGGTGCCGGTACACCTACCAGAGCTGGACAATAAACCGCGCATGTACGATAAATGGTTGGCCTTGATTGATCTAGCACAAAGCCAATTACCAACTGCATAA
- a CDS encoding PTS system mannose/fructose/N-acetylgalactosamine-transporter subunit IIB, giving the protein MAISFVRIDDRMIHGLITVRWGKEYPMDGIIAVNDKAANNPILKEAYMAASDKKTFVWTLDHFDKVKDKVLNSATKYFLITKSPQDMKKILVDMNFKPGDIKTVVVGPGNDRDNAVKLGDNQSFTQEEGDAFEAIEKAGYKVEFALLPDQRIGSWDKFKSRFGY; this is encoded by the coding sequence ATGGCAATTTCATTTGTACGTATTGATGATCGCATGATTCATGGCTTGATCACGGTTCGTTGGGGCAAGGAATACCCGATGGATGGGATTATTGCGGTAAACGACAAAGCGGCAAACAATCCGATTTTGAAGGAAGCCTATATGGCAGCGTCTGACAAGAAGACCTTCGTTTGGACGTTAGATCATTTTGACAAGGTTAAGGATAAGGTGTTGAACTCAGCAACCAAGTATTTTCTCATCACCAAGAGTCCTCAAGATATGAAAAAGATCTTGGTCGATATGAACTTCAAGCCGGGCGACATTAAAACAGTTGTTGTCGGTCCAGGTAATGATCGCGACAACGCGGTCAAACTCGGAGACAATCAGTCCTTTACCCAAGAGGAAGGCGATGCCTTTGAAGCGATTGAGAAGGCTGGTTATAAAGTTGAGTTTGCGCTGTTGCCAGATCAGCGGATTGGTAGTTGGGACAAATTCAAGTCACGCTTTGGGTATTAA
- a CDS encoding PTS sugar transporter subunit IIA: protein MKYLLLVSHGDFSSGLKQTLGMFAGDDAIGSVIAVGLKPDEAASTFGTRFEALLKTLPEDASFVVLADIVGGSPLTTVCNILNDHGKLQDTLVLGGMNFPMALNTLMSKDSLDNSALKEKAFSEATAAIKEFQTTSSEASDDDDI, encoded by the coding sequence ATGAAATATTTGCTTCTTGTCAGTCACGGTGATTTCTCCAGTGGCTTAAAGCAAACCTTGGGTATGTTTGCGGGCGATGATGCGATTGGTTCTGTCATTGCGGTTGGTTTAAAACCCGATGAAGCAGCTTCAACATTTGGAACACGGTTTGAGGCATTGCTAAAGACCCTGCCAGAGGATGCAAGCTTTGTTGTTCTGGCAGATATTGTCGGCGGTAGTCCACTCACAACGGTTTGCAACATTTTGAACGACCATGGCAAGCTGCAAGATACGCTTGTTCTTGGCGGGATGAACTTCCCAATGGCGTTAAACACATTGATGTCGAAAGACAGTTTAGATAACTCAGCGTTAAAAGAAAAAGCATTTTCAGAAGCAACCGCGGCCATCAAAGAATTTCAGACGACCTCATCAGAAGCTTCTGACGATGACGATATTTAA